One Micromonospora eburnea genomic region harbors:
- a CDS encoding DUF2550 family protein: MWSLLSDLVADTIGGALGAKLGRLSRGSDGERYVAAAYRDRSKRGFSGRWRHGHLRRTEIGLEWVPDRLRSIRRKPIALTDIRIVSERDFTLWEHLPLNPELKVLCCQTRNGPVELAAGRAEAPFVRAIAQ, translated from the coding sequence ATGTGGAGCCTGCTAAGCGACCTCGTCGCCGACACCATCGGCGGCGCGCTCGGTGCGAAGCTAGGCCGACTGTCTAGAGGAAGCGACGGCGAGCGGTATGTGGCGGCTGCGTATAGGGACCGTTCTAAGCGAGGCTTTTCCGGGCGGTGGCGGCACGGTCACCTCCGCAGGACAGAGATCGGCCTTGAATGGGTTCCTGATCGTTTACGTTCGATCCGACGAAAACCCATAGCTCTAACGGACATCCGGATCGTGAGTGAGCGAGACTTCACGCTGTGGGAGCATCTACCCCTCAACCCAGAGTTGAAAGTCCTCTGCTGTCAAACGAGAAATGGCCCGGTCGAGTTGGCGGCCGGCAGGGCCGAAGCGCCGTTCGTCCGCGCCATAGCCCAATGA
- a CDS encoding flavoprotein yields MKGGHLQIVVCGAGPAFDVTDLVRTAQERSWTVAITATPSAMDFIEPQRLETLTGHSVRSTYQSSPGTRRSLPATDALVIAPATYNSINKIALGLADNYAMTSVAELIGRQVPTVIVPFVNAALAARAPFRHALASLRDEGVRVLLGPDDQWEPHPPGSGNERQRAFPWVVAFETAAQLAHESRPATSGHT; encoded by the coding sequence GTGAAGGGCGGTCACCTCCAGATCGTCGTCTGCGGCGCCGGTCCCGCCTTCGATGTAACCGACCTCGTCAGGACCGCGCAGGAGCGATCCTGGACAGTGGCGATCACGGCCACGCCAAGCGCGATGGACTTCATCGAACCTCAGCGGCTCGAGACCCTCACCGGTCATTCGGTTCGGTCGACCTACCAGTCGTCGCCCGGCACCCGCCGGTCGCTTCCCGCAACCGATGCCCTGGTTATCGCCCCCGCAACCTACAACTCGATCAACAAGATCGCCCTCGGCCTGGCCGACAACTACGCCATGACCTCGGTCGCTGAGCTGATCGGCAGGCAGGTGCCGACCGTCATCGTCCCGTTCGTCAACGCTGCCCTCGCCGCGCGGGCGCCGTTCCGGCACGCCTTGGCCAGCCTTCGCGACGAAGGGGTACGCGTCCTGCTCGGCCCCGACGATCAGTGGGAACCGCACCCGCCCGGGAGCGGCAACGAGCGGCAGAGAGCCTTCCCCTGGGTGGTGGCATTCGAGACAGCGGCCCAGCTCGCTCACGAATCTCGACCGGCCACTTCCGGCCACACCTGA
- a CDS encoding alpha/beta fold hydrolase: MVDNQMFQHSQVEVDGSSVHVVEAGAPDGKPVLFLHGWPQSWRTWQQVMSLASGQARVLAIDLPGVGRSTGNATDGSKSELAAVVHQLVAALGLEDLTLVGHDAGGMVVYSYLRRFGDVERAVIMDTVIPGVDPWGEVLRNPYIWHFAFHSIPDLPERLVQGRQREYFDYFLDVLTPDPSKITSEARNAYAAAYAEESALTAGFSWYRTLTQDAAANLAASDGPPATTPLLYLRGEREGGRIADYIEGFRTAGLSDVRDGVVSGAGHFTQEENPDETWRLIAHFAGLLAPLCG; the protein is encoded by the coding sequence ATGGTCGACAATCAAATGTTTCAGCACAGCCAGGTCGAGGTGGATGGATCCTCCGTGCACGTCGTGGAGGCGGGGGCACCAGACGGCAAGCCCGTCCTCTTCCTGCACGGATGGCCCCAGTCCTGGCGTACCTGGCAGCAGGTCATGTCCCTGGCGTCGGGACAGGCGCGGGTGCTGGCGATCGACCTGCCCGGTGTCGGACGGTCCACCGGTAACGCGACCGACGGCTCCAAGAGCGAGCTCGCCGCGGTCGTCCACCAGCTCGTGGCGGCGCTCGGGCTTGAGGACCTGACCCTGGTCGGCCACGACGCTGGCGGGATGGTCGTGTATTCCTACCTACGGCGCTTCGGGGACGTCGAGCGGGCGGTGATCATGGACACCGTCATCCCCGGCGTGGACCCGTGGGGGGAGGTTCTTCGTAACCCGTATATCTGGCACTTCGCCTTCCACTCGATCCCGGACCTGCCGGAACGGCTGGTGCAGGGGCGGCAGCGGGAGTATTTCGACTACTTTCTCGACGTCCTGACGCCGGATCCCTCGAAAATCACTTCCGAGGCCCGAAACGCATACGCTGCCGCGTACGCCGAGGAAAGCGCCCTGACCGCAGGGTTCAGCTGGTATCGCACCCTCACTCAGGACGCGGCGGCGAACCTGGCGGCGAGTGACGGGCCACCCGCCACGACTCCGCTGCTGTACCTGCGGGGCGAGCGAGAGGGCGGGCGGATCGCCGACTACATCGAAGGGTTCCGTACCGCAGGCCTGAGCGATGTCCGGGATGGAGTTGTGTCGGGCGCTGGACACTTCACGCAGGAGGAAAACCCAGACGAGACCTGGCGGCTGATTGCACACTTCGCCGGATTGTTGGCACCACTGTGCGGATAG